CTGGTTCCTTGTGGCATGAGTAAAATACCGTGCGTTGGGTCAGCCGAAAACGAATGCACTGAAGAGGTAGGCACTGCAACCACGACAGCTCCCATATCGCTCACTGGACCGTTTGACTGATCAGACACAGTGGTGCGCACAGGTTGTGGAGCCTGAGCAACTTGCGTACTTACTACCGGAGTCTTGATCAGCCGTGAACTGAGCATGTCATGCTCGTAGACAACGTATCCGCTGAAGAGTCCGACGAGCAAAACGAATGTCGCCACTGAGAGTGAACGAGCATGCAGTGACTGCACTCGCTTGAGCTGTAGAGTATTCTGCTGTTCCGCTACTGCTCGAAGCTCTCGCTCCCGTTTGCGTTCAAGACGAAGTTGCTTCTTGCGAATTTCTTGTTCGGCATTAATTGTATCGACATACGACTTGAGAGAGTTTAGATCAACGTACCACTGTCGGCCCACATAAGTGGCAACAATTTTTTGCTCGCGTGCAAGGCGAGTGATGTAGTCTCGTGAGTATGTGACAAGGTCTGCAATATCCTTGATTGGATACAACTGCTTTCCGTCAATTTCTAATGCACTGGACATACCGATTTAACTTTAATTATAAAGTTAAATCGGTATTTTTTCTGAACTGACTGTGAATAAGTTTTATGTAAAAAATGTACTACGGTTGCAAGACTTGCAGGAGATTTGCAACCTGCAACACAACCTGAGATTCATACACTGTGTCAGCGACGATCACTTGTGAACTCGCTGAGAACAAAACGGTAACACACACCAAAGCGAGCACTGAGGCGATCAGAGGAGAGATCAATACCATAAGCGGCATTTCCTTCATGGCAGCGGCTTGCTGAACCATTTGTGGTGCAAAAGATGAAATAGTCGATTGTAGACCTGCTTTCGCTCGAGATTTCTTATCTGGCTGTAGTGGAGATTCTATCCTTTTCGCTGAAATAGTTGCTTTTTCAATCTTTTTTTCAAAATCTGTACTCAAAACTGTTTTCTTGTCAGCAAAATCAGCGACGATGTTTACTTTTTGCTTTCGTTTTCCAGCAATCTCAACAACCGTGACTCTTTTTACCTTTGGCTTTACGAGTGCAACTTCATCCGAGATAACCTTATTATTAAGCACATTTTCTTCATCACTAAGACTCTCCTCTTCATTCTCATCGACGTCAGGGTAGTCTGTAACTGTAAGAGAACCCGACAGAGACACTTCAGGCAATGGATCAGCTGCAAACACTGAGGTTGTTTTCTCAGCTGCGATATGAATTCGAGTTGCATTAGCATGCTCAATGCGAATTCTTCTAGGTGGTTTGGGGACTTTTCTCGTGAGACTAGGAAGCAATGCTTCTTCATCTGGCTCATAGGCTACAGCCAACGAACGTTCTCGCTGTCCCATTTTGTTTACAGTCGTCTTAGATACTTTAACCGTTTTTGGAGTAAGAACAGCCGGGACACTTTTCCGATGTATCTTTGTTTTACTAGCTATATCTTGTTTTTGCTCTTCTCGATCCTTTTTCACTAATTGTGAATGTCTGTTTCTTTTGTGTTCAACTAGCGATTCTGGATTTACAAACCACGTCCGCCCAACTAAACGAGCGTCAATCTTTTTCGCACGGCAGAGCTGGCCAATGTAGTCTGAAGTATACTTAAATTCCTTCGCAGCATGCGAAGCTTTAATGTAGGCAACTCCATCAAAAACTACAGTCTCCATAACAAGTACATTCTAACAGAGAAAAGCAAAATGCACCCCCAGAAGAAGTGCATTACTTATCGTTTAACCGAGAAAACCTTATTTTAATTCTTGAATTAAAAGCTCTCTCAAGACTGCTGGATTTGCAGACCCCTTTGTCTTCTTCATACCTTGACCCAACAAGAATTGCAAAGCAGCATCCTTACCATTTCGGTACTCTTCCACAACAGACTCATTCTCAGTGACGATCTCCTTAACAAGAGCCCTCAAAGAACTCTCATCTGATACCTGCAGCAGACCTTTTCCTTCTGCGATCTCAAGAGGAGACTTGTCTGATCCAAATAATTCAGGGAGCATATCCTTTGCTACCCTCGACCCGATCTTACCCTCAGAGAGCATCTGCATCAAAGCAACGAAATGTTCAACATCGAGGTCAGACAAGCGATACTCCTCCTCACTGAGCAGTGCAGTAACGTCAGAGGTCAGATAGTTACCTGAAAGCTTCAATATCTCTGCGGACAATCTGGTTGACGAAACAATATCTGCAAAATACGGATCGAGGACTGGATTTGATATCAGAAGCTCAATCGTATCACTCGCCAATCCGAGATTTTTATAATCTGTCCTTTTTTCTAAAGGTAATTTAGGAATTATCTCGGATAAACGAGTTTCACTAAATGACTCATTTCTAGAGACATCAATCTTTGGAATATCTGGATCTGGGAAGTATCTATAGTCTTTAGCTGTTTCCTTGGAGCGCTGCGAAAATGTGCGAGTCTTCTGTTCATCCCAGCCGCGAGTTTCTTGAACTACCTGCCCACCATTTTCAAGAAGTTCTATCTGTCGTTTGATCTCAAACTCGATGGCACCCTCTACAGACTTAAATGAGTTGAGATTTTTCACTTCAACTTTTGTCCCAAACTCATCAGTCTTACTAACAGAGATATTTGCTTCGACACGCATTTCACCGCGCTCCATATTTGCATCAGATATACCGAGTGTCCGTAGTAGAAGTTGTAACTCTCGCGCAAAATTTCCAGCTGTCTCAGCATCATGGATGACCGGCTCTGTTACCAACTCCATAAGTGGAACTCCTGAGCGATTGAAGTCAACAACACTCCCCTCTCCCTTGTCGTGTTGACTGCGTGCAGTATCTTCTTCAAGATGGACGCGAGTCAGTGTGACACCAGACAGCTCGCCTCCGGAAAGAAACGGAAAGGCGTACTGACTGATCTGGTAGGCTTTTGGAATGTCTGGATAGAAATAATTTTTTCTATCGAACTCTGAGTAAGTGGCAGCTGTTGCACGGACTGCCTGACCAAACATGAGCACTTTCTTGATAGCCTCCTCATTTGGAGTTGGCAATGTGCCTGGGTGAGCAAGACAAACTGGACATATATGTGTATTCGGATCAGAACCATGTGGCTCGTTTTTACAACCACAAAACATTTTGCTTGCTGTCTTTAGTTCAGCGTGAACTTCAAGACCAATCGTCGGGGTGTAGGACATGATAAATGTTATAAAAATTACTCGCTAAAAACGTGAATCATTGTACGACGCAACCCTGCGAGAAACAAGCTGTGCTAATTCAGCGCACAACTACAGTGAGCGGAGATGTTTCACCAGTTCATCTTGCAGATTCTTTAATGAATCAGGATCAGATTCGCTTACAACAAAGACACGTTTCTTGGTTTTGGCAAGAGCTTTGTAAGACTTTTCAATATGATCTTTATTTACAAGGTCTTTTTTAGTTAGAATAATCCATTCTTCCTTCTCTACAAGTTCTTTACTGTACTCGGACAGTTCTTCTAAAATGGTGTAATACTGTTTTTCAGGATTCTCATCCTCAAGGGAAACAAGGTGGAGAAGCATTTTTGTACGAGAAACATGTCGCAAAAACTTATGTCCAAGCCCCTTCCCTGCGGCAGCCCCCTCGATGAGACCTGGAATGTCTGCTATCGTAAATCCGTAAAGATCACCGAGGTGTGGTTCTACTGTCGTGAAAGGATATGCGCCAATACGTGAGTGCGCATTAGTTAGTGTATTGAGTAATGTAGACTTCCCCGCATTCGGTACACCAATTAAACCAACATCCACCATCAAGGAAACTTCGATGAGAAACTCTCCTGCTTCTCCCTGTTTACCGCCAGTAGATTGTTCGGGTGCTCGGTTAATTGAGGACTTGAAGTATTCGTTGCCAAGTCCACCACCACCACCCTTTAGGACGCGAACTGTCTCACCTACCTCTGACACCTCAAATACACGACGTCGTTCAACATCGGTTACTCGTGAGCCTACCGGGATATCTATGTAGATATCAGAACCATTCCGGCCAGCTTTACTCTGATTGGTTCCCGCTTCGCCATTTTCAGCAGCAAACAACTTGTGTCCGGTATACTTTGAGAGTCGGTTCAGATCTTTAACTGCACGAACATACACATCGCCGCCGCGGCCACCATCACCGCCAGCGGGGCCAGCTAGTGGCTTAAATTTTTCGTGACGCCAACGAACAACGCCGTTTCCGCCGTTGCCTGCTTTTGCATGAATTGTCAGTTCGTCGACAAACATATGTGTGAGAACACTACCTCAGAAATGGATAAATCGCAATAGTATTACGAGTTTGTCTAGGTAACACAGACAAGTTTCGGTATGAACACTAGCGCTTAAAAACCACCAGCTAACTGGTGGTTTTGCACATGCTATAAGCCTCGAAACTACTCTACTTCCCGGTATTCAATCGTCTTCTTGGTAGACTCTTGGTTGATCCAGCGATTACCCACCGCACTTACAATACTCATAAGCAGCGAACCTATGAGGGCATACCAGAAACTGTCGACCTTGAAATCATCGAGTATAGAGGCCGCAAACATGAATAGTAGCGCATTGATAACGAAAGCAAACAACCCTAGGGTAAGAATGGTGATAGGTAGTGTCAGGATAAGTAAAACCGGACGGATGATCAGATTGAGTAGACCTAGGACAACTGCAGCAATGATCGCGGGGTATACACCATTAACGGTGATACCATCAACATATCTAGCAATGAGGAGTAGGCCTAATGCATTGAAAAGTAGTCTTAGAATAAGCGTCATGTCATTATTGTACCTTGGACTACTGTGAATACAAAGGGCGGGCCCGAAGGGCCCGCCCGTTGTATTCATCCGCTTCTGACTTACTCTACTTTTCTACAATACCCCAACCTTGCTGCAGTAACGGTTCGGCTTTTTTATACTTCACCTCTTCAGTCTCGGAGCCGTTAGTGATCGTCACTAGATCATTTCGTCCGTATGTTTTTTGGCTGACTACCGGCGCTCGTTTCCTTGTCTTACTCTCAACTGTCTCTCCTGCAGCGGCTTGTGCAACCTCAGCCTCGTGCTTGCGCTGCTCTTCTTCCTTTGCGATCACCTGTGGTTGTACTCGTGGCAATACCTCAGCGATACGCACATAGAGTACTTCTTGCATCTCTTTGAAGAGACGGTTCCCTTCCTTGCGGTACTCAATAAGCGGATCTCGTTGACCATACGCACGAAGTGACACACTTGATCTGGTGTACCCCATCACCTCAAGGTGTTCAACCCAAAGCATATCGATCATCTGCAGCACCATACGACGGAACAGATCCATAAACACCTCCTCACCAAACTCCGCCTTCTTTGCTTCAATCACTTCTACTGTCTCAGGAAAGGCTTCGGTTAACTCTCGCACCACAGTTTCAACTTCTTCTGGATCGGCTTCAAGCAAGCGGCGTCGACGTGCGTAGATAACCTGACGCTGTAAGTTCAGCACATCATCGTATGCAAGGATCTGCTTTCGAGAATCAAAGTGAAAACCTTCGATCTTCGTCTGTGCGCTTTCTAATGTATTGCTGATCATCTTCATCTGGATCGGCTGGTCTTCTGGGATCTTGAAGGTGCCCATCAAGCTTTTTACTCGATCACCACCGAAGACGCGCATCAATGAGTCATCCATCGACACGAAGAACTGCGTCTCACCAGGATCCCCCTGACGACCTGAACGACCACGGAGCTGATTGTCGATGCGACGTGCCTCATGTCGCTCTGTACCAAGCACAAAGAGTCCACCAAGCTGCTTGATCTCTTCAGACTGCTCCTTGGTCGCCTCTGGACCACCAAGCTTAATGTCAACACCACGACCAGCCATGTTGGTAGCAAGGGTCACCGCACCCTTCCGACCAGCTGCAGCAATGATCTCTCCTTCATGCTCATGATTCTTTGCATTAAGCATTTGATGTTCAATACCAGCCTGTGTAAGGGCTGTAGAGAGGCGTTCATTTGATTCAATAGACGCAGTACCGATCAAGATCGGCTGGCCAGTCTTATGCACTTCTTTCACCTTATCAA
Above is a window of Candidatus Nomurabacteria bacterium DNA encoding:
- the gatB gene encoding Asp-tRNA(Asn)/Glu-tRNA(Gln) amidotransferase subunit GatB; protein product: MSYTPTIGLEVHAELKTASKMFCGCKNEPHGSDPNTHICPVCLAHPGTLPTPNEEAIKKVLMFGQAVRATAATYSEFDRKNYFYPDIPKAYQISQYAFPFLSGGELSGVTLTRVHLEEDTARSQHDKGEGSVVDFNRSGVPLMELVTEPVIHDAETAGNFARELQLLLRTLGISDANMERGEMRVEANISVSKTDEFGTKVEVKNLNSFKSVEGAIEFEIKRQIELLENGGQVVQETRGWDEQKTRTFSQRSKETAKDYRYFPDPDIPKIDVSRNESFSETRLSEIIPKLPLEKRTDYKNLGLASDTIELLISNPVLDPYFADIVSSTRLSAEILKLSGNYLTSDVTALLSEEEYRLSDLDVEHFVALMQMLSEGKIGSRVAKDMLPELFGSDKSPLEIAEGKGLLQVSDESSLRALVKEIVTENESVVEEYRNGKDAALQFLLGQGMKKTKGSANPAVLRELLIQELK
- a CDS encoding phage holin family protein encodes the protein MTLILRLLFNALGLLLIARYVDGITVNGVYPAIIAAVVLGLLNLIIRPVLLILTLPITILTLGLFAFVINALLFMFAASILDDFKVDSFWYALIGSLLMSIVSAVGNRWINQESTKKTIEYREVE
- the obgE gene encoding GTPase ObgE; translated protein: MFVDELTIHAKAGNGGNGVVRWRHEKFKPLAGPAGGDGGRGGDVYVRAVKDLNRLSKYTGHKLFAAENGEAGTNQSKAGRNGSDIYIDIPVGSRVTDVERRRVFEVSEVGETVRVLKGGGGGLGNEYFKSSINRAPEQSTGGKQGEAGEFLIEVSLMVDVGLIGVPNAGKSTLLNTLTNAHSRIGAYPFTTVEPHLGDLYGFTIADIPGLIEGAAAGKGLGHKFLRHVSRTKMLLHLVSLEDENPEKQYYTILEELSEYSKELVEKEEWIILTKKDLVNKDHIEKSYKALAKTKKRVFVVSESDPDSLKNLQDELVKHLRSL